TGTGAGCGCGCATGGTTTTACTAAATTAGCGAAAGCGATTGCTTTGCAGGATTATTTGCGCATCTCTTCTTCTGAAGAAATTTCTAATGGGAGAGAAAAACCCTCTATTTTATCAAGCGCTTTTGAGGCTTTAATGGCTGGGGTGTATTTAGAAGCGGGGTTAGCTAAGGTGCAAAAAATCATACAAAATTTACTCAATCGCGCTTACAAGCGTTTGGATTTGGAGCATTTGTTTATGGACTATAAAACCGCTTTACAGGAATTAACCCAAGCGCAATTTTGCGTGATCCCCACTTACCAATTGCTCAAAGAAAAAGGCCCCGATCACCATAAAGAATTTGAAATGGCTCTATACATTCAAGATAAAATATACGCGACCGCTAAAGGCAAAAGCAAAAAAGAAGCCGAACAGCAATGCGCTTATCAAGCGCTTCAAAAACTTAAGGAAGCAAAATGAACACTTTGGGGCGTTTTTTAAGACTCACGACTTTTGGGGAATCGCATGGGGATGTGATAGGGGGGTATTAGACGGCATGCCTAGCGGGATTAAAATAGACTATGCACTATTAGAAAATGAAATGAAGCGCCGCCAAGGGGGGAGGAATGTTTTCATTACACCACGAAAAGAAGACGATAAAGTGGAAATAACAAGCGGGGTTTTTGAAGGTTTTAGCACAGGGACGCCCATAGGGTTTTTAATCCACAACCAAAGGGCTAGGAGCAAGGATTATGATAATATTAAAAACCTTTTTAGGCCTAGCCATGCGGATTTCACTTATTTTCATAAATACGGCATCAGAGATTTTAGGGGTGGGGGGAGGAGTTCGGCCAGAGAGAGCGCTATAAGAGTGGCTGCTGGGGCGTTTGCTAAAATGCTTTTAAGAGAAATCGGTATTGTTTGTGAAAGCGGGATTATTAAAATTGGGGGTATTGAAGCCAAAAATTACGATTTTAATCACGCCTTAAAAAGCGAGATTTTTGCCCTAGATGAAAAACAAGAAGAAGCGCAAAAAACAGCCATTCAAAACGCTATCAAAAACCACGACAGCATAGGGGGCGTGGCTTTGATTAGAGCAAGAAGCGTGAAAAGAAATCAAAAACTCCCCATTGGCTTAGGTCAAGGGCTATACGCTAAATTAGACGCTAAAATCGCTGAAGCGATGATGGGGCTTAACGGGGTGAAAGCGGTTGAAATAGGCAAGGGGGTAGAAAGCTCTTTACTAAAAGGCTCAGAGTATAACGATTTAATGAATCAAAAAGGGTTTTTGAGCAATCATAGCGGGGGGTTTTAGGGGGCATGAGCAATGGGGAAGAGATCATTGTTAGAGTGCATTTCAAACCCACGCCAAGCATTTTCCAACCTCAACAAACCATAGACATTAATAATAACGAATGCGAATGCTTGTTGAAAGGCAGGCATGATCCTTGCATTGCGATTAGAGGGAGTGTGGTGTGCGAGAGTTTGCTTTCATTGGTGTTAGCCGATATGGTATTACTCAATTTGACTTCAAAAATAGAGTATTTAAAAACGATTTATAATGAGAATTAAACGAAATTGGATACAATCAGCTTAAAAAGGATATAAATGGAAAAATTACCTAAAAAACGAGTTTCTAAAACCAAATCACAAAAACTTATCCATAGCCTAACTACCCAAAAAAACAGAGCCTTCCTTAAAAAAATCAGCGCTAATGAAATGCTTTTAGAATTAGAAAAAGGGGCGTTCAAAAAAAATGAAGCTTACTTTATTTCTGATGAAGAAGATAAAAATTATGTTTTGGTGCCGGACAATGTGATCTCTCTTTTGGCAGAAAACGCCAGAAAGGCTTTTGAAGCTAGGCTCAGGGCGGAATTAGAAAGGGATATTATCACCCAAGCGCCGATTGATTTTGAAGACGTGCGCGAAGTTTCTTTGCAATTATTGGAAAATTTACGCCAAAAAGATGGGAATTTGCCCAATATCAACACCTTAAATTTTGTCAAACAAATCAAAAAAGAACACCCGAATTTATTCTTTAATTTTGACAACATGTTCAAACAGCCCCCTTTTAATGAAAATAATTTTGAAAATTTTGACAATAGCGATGAGGAAAATTTTTAATGCAAACCATTGATTTTGAAAAATTTTCACAATATTCCAAGCCCGGCCCACGATACACCAGCTACCCCACAGCGGTGGAGTTTAAAGAAAATTTTAATGAAGAGAGCTTGAAAACAGCATTTTTTAACCATGACAATCTCAAAAACCCCATGCCTTTATCGCTTTATACGCATTTACCCTTTTGTAGGAGCGCATGTTATTTTTGCGCATGTTCAGTCATTTACACCAGCTTAGAAGAGAAAAAAGTCCGCTATATCAGCTACCTTAAAAAAGAACTCGCCCTTTTAAAAAACGCGATGGACACTAACAGAGAAGTGGCGCAATTCCACTATGGAGGCGGCACGCCGACCTTTTTTTCGCCCATTCAATTAGATGAGATCACGCAAAGCATTCAAGAAGTTTTCCCCAATTTCAGCCAAGATATTGAAATGAGTTGTGAGATTGACCCTAGGCATTTCACTAAAGAACACATGCAAACCTTGTTTGATAGGGGGTTCAACCGCTTGAGTTTTGGGGTGCAGGATTTTGATTTTGAAGTCCAAAAAGCCATTCACAGGATCCAACCTTTTGAAATGGTTCAAGAATCCGTGAAGCTCGCTAGAGATTACGGCATCAAATCCATTAATTTTGATTTGATTTATGGCTTACCCAACCAGACTAAAGAGGGTTTTTTAAAAACTTTGGAATGGGTTTTGAAACTGGATCCGGACCGATTAGCGGTGTTTAATTACGCGCATGTGCCTTGGGTGAAAAAAACGATGCGTAAAATTGATGAAACCTTATTGCCAAGCCCTAGAGACAAACTAGAGATTTTAGAGGCTCTTATTAGTTTTTTAGAAAAAGCCAACTACCAAATGATAGGCATGGATCATTTCGCTAAAAGCGATAATGAATTGTATCTAGCCCTTCAAAAAGCAGAATTGCGGCGTAATTTTCAAGGCTATACCACGAAAAAATTCACTCAAACCATTGGCATTGGCGTTACGAGCATTGGCGAAGGGAGCGATTATTACACGCAAAATTATAAAGATTTGCACCAGTATGAAAAAGCCCTTGATTTGGGGCATTTACCGGTAGAAAGGGGTGTAGCGCTCAGTCAAGAAGATGTGTTGAGAAAAGAAGTGATCATGCAAATGATGAGTAATTTAAAATTGGATTACTCTAAGATTGAAGAAAAATTTTCTGTTGATTTTAAAGCGCATTTTAAAAAAGAATTAGAAAAATTAAAGCCTTATGAAGAAGCGGGCTTGCTTGTTTTTAACCCTAATGGCTTTGAGATGACTAGAACGGGGGGCATGCTCGTAAGAAACATGGCTATGGAGTTTGACGCGTATTTGCGTGGGGGCGAAAAACATTTCAGTAAAACGCTATGAATGAAAATATTAATGAAAATATTTTTGAAGAAGT
This is a stretch of genomic DNA from Helicobacter pylori. It encodes these proteins:
- a CDS encoding ribonuclease III; amino-acid sequence: MKNKRSQNSPYITNSSYATLEKALGYSFKDKRLLEQALTHKSCKLALNNERLEFLGDAVLGLVIGELLYHKFYQYDEGKLSKLRASIVSAHGFTKLAKAIALQDYLRISSSEEISNGREKPSILSSAFEALMAGVYLEAGLAKVQKIIQNLLNRAYKRLDLEHLFMDYKTALQELTQAQFCVIPTYQLLKEKGPDHHKEFEMALYIQDKIYATAKGKSKKEAEQQCAYQALQKLKEAK
- a CDS encoding DUF2603 domain-containing protein → MEKLPKKRVSKTKSQKLIHSLTTQKNRAFLKKISANEMLLELEKGAFKKNEAYFISDEEDKNYVLVPDNVISLLAENARKAFEARLRAELERDIITQAPIDFEDVREVSLQLLENLRQKDGNLPNINTLNFVKQIKKEHPNLFFNFDNMFKQPPFNENNFENFDNSDEENF
- the hemN gene encoding oxygen-independent coproporphyrinogen III oxidase — protein: MQTIDFEKFSQYSKPGPRYTSYPTAVEFKENFNEESLKTAFFNHDNLKNPMPLSLYTHLPFCRSACYFCACSVIYTSLEEKKVRYISYLKKELALLKNAMDTNREVAQFHYGGGTPTFFSPIQLDEITQSIQEVFPNFSQDIEMSCEIDPRHFTKEHMQTLFDRGFNRLSFGVQDFDFEVQKAIHRIQPFEMVQESVKLARDYGIKSINFDLIYGLPNQTKEGFLKTLEWVLKLDPDRLAVFNYAHVPWVKKTMRKIDETLLPSPRDKLEILEALISFLEKANYQMIGMDHFAKSDNELYLALQKAELRRNFQGYTTKKFTQTIGIGVTSIGEGSDYYTQNYKDLHQYEKALDLGHLPVERGVALSQEDVLRKEVIMQMMSNLKLDYSKIEEKFSVDFKAHFKKELEKLKPYEEAGLLVFNPNGFEMTRTGGMLVRNMAMEFDAYLRGGEKHFSKTL